From Streptomyces sp. HUAS MG91, the proteins below share one genomic window:
- a CDS encoding LacI family DNA-binding transcriptional regulator, protein MTGRQPTLDEVAERAGVSRGTVSRVLNNRQHVSAKARRAVEQAIDDLGYVPSVAARSLASARRGAVVLAISSDDPALFANQFFAQVIAGVNTVMEDTDLHLMLILAATERGRERLERVLQSRGADGVMLLALRENDPLVKVAEAGKVPVVYGGQPLERAPRFYVDADNRGGARSAVEYLISTGREHIATITGPQDQQVGVARYLGYREALALAGLDARRVAHGDFSQESGARAMTELLDRHGDLDAVFVASDAMAAGALEALSAAGRTVPDDVAVVGFNDIVTAQHTTPTLTTVRQPIEALGREMTRMLLRAINEDTPTPLILPTELVLRDSA, encoded by the coding sequence ATGACCGGACGCCAGCCCACTCTCGACGAGGTCGCCGAACGGGCAGGCGTCTCCCGCGGCACCGTCTCCCGTGTCCTCAACAACCGCCAGCACGTCAGCGCCAAGGCCCGGCGGGCCGTGGAACAGGCCATCGACGACCTCGGCTACGTACCGAGCGTCGCCGCTCGCTCCCTGGCCAGCGCCCGGCGCGGCGCGGTCGTCCTCGCGATCTCCAGCGACGACCCGGCACTGTTCGCCAACCAGTTCTTCGCCCAGGTCATCGCCGGCGTGAACACGGTGATGGAGGACACCGACCTGCACCTCATGCTCATCCTCGCGGCGACCGAGCGCGGCCGCGAGCGCCTGGAGCGGGTCCTGCAGTCGCGGGGCGCCGACGGCGTGATGCTGCTGGCGTTGCGCGAGAACGACCCGCTGGTGAAGGTGGCCGAGGCCGGGAAGGTACCGGTGGTGTACGGCGGGCAGCCGCTGGAGCGGGCGCCGCGGTTCTACGTGGACGCGGACAACCGGGGCGGCGCTCGCAGCGCGGTCGAGTACCTGATTTCCACGGGCCGCGAGCACATCGCCACCATCACTGGCCCCCAGGACCAACAGGTCGGCGTCGCACGCTACTTGGGGTACCGGGAGGCGCTGGCGCTTGCCGGGCTCGACGCGCGGCGGGTGGCCCACGGCGACTTCTCCCAGGAGAGCGGCGCCCGTGCGATGACGGAACTGCTGGACCGGCACGGGGACCTCGACGCGGTGTTCGTGGCCTCGGACGCGATGGCGGCGGGCGCCCTGGAGGCACTGAGCGCGGCGGGCCGCACGGTCCCCGACGACGTGGCCGTCGTCGGCTTCAACGACATCGTCACCGCCCAGCACACGACCCCGACCCTGACGACGGTCCGCCAGCCGATCGAGGCACTGGGCCGCGAGATGACCCGCATGCTCCTGCGCGCCATCAACGAGGACACTCCGACGCCGCTGATCCTCCCGACGGAGCTGGTGCTCCGCGACTCCGCCTGA
- a CDS encoding carbohydrate ABC transporter permease, translated as MRKNSPLAYVTLIAAILLSAFPLYWLLVVATRGSDVVGDWPPPLLPGGQLADNIGRLFAADGAHFAKALLNSAIASLTVTVSVVFFSTLAGFAFAKLRFKGRDVLLICILGTMMVPVQMGIIPLYMIMVKFGWVNQLQAVIVPFLVSAFGVFLMRQYTEQTVPDELIEAARVDGAHTFRIYWTVVLPALRPGAGVLALFTFMGAWNEFLWPLAVLEQDNPTVQFALNQLSTSYYTDYSLMFTGALVAIVPLLVVFVISGRQIIGGIMEGAVKA; from the coding sequence GTGCGCAAGAACTCCCCGCTCGCCTATGTCACGCTGATCGCCGCGATCCTGCTGTCCGCGTTCCCGCTCTACTGGCTGCTCGTCGTCGCCACCCGGGGCAGCGACGTGGTCGGCGACTGGCCTCCCCCGTTGCTGCCCGGCGGTCAACTCGCCGACAACATCGGGCGGTTGTTCGCCGCCGACGGCGCCCACTTCGCGAAGGCGCTGCTCAACTCGGCGATCGCGTCCCTGACGGTGACCGTCTCCGTGGTCTTCTTCAGCACCCTGGCCGGCTTCGCCTTCGCCAAACTGCGCTTCAAGGGCCGCGACGTCCTGCTGATCTGCATCCTGGGCACGATGATGGTGCCGGTCCAGATGGGCATCATCCCGCTCTACATGATCATGGTGAAGTTCGGCTGGGTGAACCAGCTGCAGGCCGTCATCGTGCCGTTCCTCGTCTCGGCGTTCGGCGTCTTCCTGATGCGCCAGTACACCGAGCAGACCGTGCCCGACGAGCTGATCGAGGCGGCCCGCGTCGACGGCGCGCACACCTTCCGCATCTACTGGACCGTGGTCCTGCCCGCGCTGCGCCCGGGAGCCGGCGTGCTCGCGCTGTTCACGTTCATGGGCGCCTGGAACGAGTTCCTGTGGCCGCTGGCGGTTCTCGAACAGGACAACCCCACCGTGCAGTTCGCCCTGAACCAGCTCTCCACCAGCTACTACACCGACTACTCCCTGATGTTCACCGGGGCCCTGGTCGCCATCGTCCCGCTGCTCGTCGTCTTCGTCATCTCGGGACGCCAGATCATCGGCGGCATCATGGAAGGAGCCGTCAAGGCATGA
- a CDS encoding GH1 family beta-glucosidase: protein MSTPLVSEVPASVDSPEELADRFPASFVWGAATSSYQIEGSVNADGRGPSIWDTFCAREGAIDNGDTGAVAADHYRRHRTDIDLMARLNLGAYRFSIAWPRVQPTGKGPVNTQGLDFYERLVDDLLERGITPWPTLYHWDLPQPLEDAGGWPRRDTAERFAEYAAAVHEVLGDRVPHWTTLNEPWCSAFLGYATGRHAPGRREPQAALRAAHHLLLAHGLATRALPDDASVGITLNLTDVRAASPAPTDVDAARRIDGLQNRLFLDPLLRGTYPADVVADLAGSFELTHVHDTDLEVIGGRPPAFLGINYYSPLHVAHRAEPQRSAYVGAPHTAAVDGGGARTAMGWEIDASGLRALLRRLHAEHPGLALYVTENGAAIDEDVHDPTRLAYLRDHIEACADAMAEGVDLRGYFAWSLLDNFEWSFGYRHRFGLIHVDYATQARTLKDSARWYADLLHAARASALPASAL, encoded by the coding sequence ATGAGCACCCCGCTGGTTTCCGAAGTCCCGGCGTCCGTGGACTCCCCGGAGGAACTCGCCGACCGTTTTCCCGCCTCGTTCGTCTGGGGCGCGGCGACCTCCAGCTACCAGATCGAGGGGTCGGTGAACGCGGACGGCCGCGGCCCCTCCATCTGGGACACCTTCTGTGCCCGGGAAGGAGCGATCGACAACGGCGACACGGGGGCGGTCGCCGCCGACCACTACCGCCGCCACCGCACGGACATCGACCTGATGGCGCGGCTGAACCTGGGCGCCTACCGCTTCTCGATCGCCTGGCCCCGCGTCCAGCCCACCGGCAAGGGCCCGGTCAACACCCAGGGCCTCGACTTCTACGAGCGTCTGGTCGACGACCTCCTGGAGCGCGGCATCACCCCGTGGCCGACGCTGTACCACTGGGACCTTCCGCAGCCGCTGGAGGACGCCGGCGGCTGGCCCCGGCGCGACACCGCCGAACGCTTCGCCGAGTACGCGGCCGCCGTGCACGAGGTGCTGGGTGACCGTGTCCCGCACTGGACCACCCTGAACGAGCCGTGGTGCTCGGCGTTCCTCGGCTACGCCACCGGACGGCACGCCCCCGGCCGCCGCGAGCCGCAGGCCGCGCTGCGCGCCGCCCACCACCTGCTGCTCGCCCACGGCCTCGCCACCCGGGCGCTCCCCGACGACGCCTCGGTCGGCATCACCCTCAACCTCACCGACGTGCGCGCCGCGTCCCCCGCTCCCACCGACGTCGACGCCGCACGGCGTATCGACGGTCTGCAGAACCGCCTCTTCCTGGATCCGCTGCTGCGCGGCACGTACCCGGCGGACGTCGTCGCCGACCTCGCGGGCTCCTTCGAGCTGACGCACGTACACGACACGGACCTGGAGGTCATCGGCGGCCGGCCACCGGCCTTCCTCGGCATCAACTACTACTCCCCCCTGCACGTCGCGCACCGCGCCGAGCCCCAGAGATCCGCGTACGTCGGCGCACCGCACACGGCCGCCGTGGACGGCGGGGGCGCGCGGACGGCGATGGGATGGGAGATCGACGCGTCCGGGCTGCGCGCCCTGCTGCGCCGGCTGCACGCCGAGCATCCCGGCCTCGCGCTGTACGTGACCGAGAACGGCGCCGCGATCGACGAGGACGTGCACGATCCGACCCGGCTCGCCTACCTGCGCGACCACATCGAGGCGTGCGCGGACGCGATGGCCGAAGGCGTCGACCTGCGCGGCTACTTCGCCTGGTCCCTGCTGGACAACTTCGAGTGGTCGTTCGGGTACCGGCACCGCTTCGGCCTGATCCACGTCGACTACGCGACACAGGCCCGCACTCTCAAGGACAGCGCGCGCTGGTACGCGGACCTGCTGCACGCCGCCCGCGCCTCCGCGCTCCCCGCATCCGCGCTCTGA
- a CDS encoding LysR family transcriptional regulator: MAELETRELEYFAALAEELHFGRAAQRLGIAQPALSKAVRRMEDRLGVTLVERSSRHVALTPAGQVLQYHGRHALLAVGAAIEKTRRAGGRETQLRLVIKPGGDANLLSGILAAYARRPDARQVDIVFGGATDRADHVRDGRADVALLYVPFDDLTGLDHETLMIEGRVAVLPPDHRLAGRSEVTLADLAHETLPRWKGIHGSGLPGVEPVPGIGPEVADGAELTQMVLLGRAVAVLPRSLTRPPHPGLVHVPVADAPGSALVLAWSQEDRRRLVADFVASAVEATQG; the protein is encoded by the coding sequence ATGGCCGAGCTGGAGACCCGCGAGCTGGAGTACTTCGCCGCCCTCGCCGAAGAGCTGCATTTCGGCCGGGCGGCACAGCGGCTGGGGATCGCCCAGCCCGCCCTGTCCAAGGCGGTACGGAGGATGGAGGACCGGCTCGGGGTGACGCTGGTCGAGCGCTCCAGTCGGCACGTCGCCCTGACCCCCGCCGGACAGGTATTGCAGTACCACGGCCGGCATGCGCTGCTCGCCGTCGGCGCGGCGATCGAGAAGACCCGCCGAGCAGGCGGACGGGAGACCCAGCTGCGCCTGGTGATCAAGCCCGGCGGAGACGCGAACCTGCTCTCCGGCATCCTGGCCGCCTACGCGCGCCGGCCCGACGCCCGTCAGGTGGACATCGTGTTCGGCGGGGCCACCGACCGCGCCGACCACGTGCGCGACGGCCGGGCGGACGTGGCTCTGTTGTACGTGCCGTTCGACGACCTGACCGGGCTGGACCACGAGACCCTGATGATCGAAGGCCGGGTGGCCGTCCTGCCGCCGGACCACCGCCTCGCCGGCCGCAGCGAGGTGACCCTCGCCGACCTGGCCCACGAGACGCTGCCCCGCTGGAAGGGCATCCACGGCAGCGGATTGCCCGGTGTCGAGCCCGTCCCCGGGATCGGCCCCGAGGTCGCCGACGGCGCCGAGCTGACACAAATGGTGCTGCTGGGACGAGCAGTCGCGGTACTGCCGCGTTCGCTGACCCGGCCACCGCACCCGGGGCTCGTGCACGTCCCGGTGGCCGACGCGCCGGGTAGCGCGCTGGTCCTCGCCTGGAGCCAGGAGGACCGGCGGCGACTGGTCGCAGATTTCGTCGCCTCGGCAGTGGAGGCGACGCAGGGCTGA
- a CDS encoding pentapeptide repeat-containing protein: protein MAVLGTVFAVLPGMVVDHDLAGAAVASQDRLKAVNDVRTTLLQVVGGSVVLFGAYATWRQVRVSQDGLRATQEGYVTDRFSRAVDQLGSDKLETRIGGLHALWRVAEQSARDREAVISIQAAYLRTHLPWPPTGAETPAADVHINDVAPLEARVADAQVALTGLGVLCQRREQSWVNLSATDLRRADCDGLWLPEVNLDRSCMEAAGLYHANLTQASLVSVNLRHADLKTAILHRTRCALADLRGARLVETDLREADFTEADLREANLRKADAGGAVFRAADLRLADLRGTDLRTADLAQARLTGALVSERTRWPVGFDLSAAEVVVTEEPGPEPPPLLQPPGITTQHPPLQSMP from the coding sequence CTGGCCGTTCTGGGAACCGTGTTCGCCGTTCTGCCAGGCATGGTGGTCGACCACGATCTCGCCGGGGCCGCCGTCGCCTCGCAAGATCGGCTGAAGGCCGTGAACGATGTCCGGACGACTCTTCTACAGGTGGTCGGTGGCTCGGTCGTGCTCTTCGGCGCGTACGCCACCTGGCGGCAAGTGCGGGTCAGCCAGGATGGCTTGCGCGCCACCCAGGAGGGCTATGTCACGGACCGGTTCAGCCGAGCGGTCGATCAGCTTGGCAGCGACAAGCTGGAAACACGTATCGGCGGGCTGCACGCGCTCTGGCGAGTCGCGGAGCAATCGGCCCGTGACCGTGAGGCCGTCATCTCCATCCAGGCCGCGTATCTGCGCACGCACCTGCCCTGGCCGCCCACCGGGGCGGAGACGCCGGCTGCGGACGTGCACATCAACGATGTCGCCCCGCTGGAGGCCCGTGTCGCCGACGCCCAGGTGGCGCTGACCGGCCTCGGCGTGCTGTGCCAGCGTCGGGAGCAGTCCTGGGTCAATCTCAGCGCCACCGACTTGCGCCGGGCCGACTGCGACGGGCTGTGGCTGCCCGAGGTCAACCTCGACCGCTCCTGCATGGAGGCGGCGGGTCTCTACCACGCCAACCTGACCCAGGCCTCCCTCGTCTCGGTCAACCTGCGGCACGCCGATCTCAAGACAGCGATCCTGCACCGGACCCGGTGTGCCCTGGCCGATCTGCGCGGCGCACGGCTTGTCGAAACAGACCTGCGCGAAGCGGACTTCACCGAGGCCGACCTTCGCGAGGCGAACCTGCGCAAGGCCGACGCGGGCGGCGCTGTCTTCCGCGCTGCCGACCTACGCCTGGCCGACTTGCGCGGCACAGACCTCAGAACGGCCGACCTGGCCCAGGCGCGTCTGACCGGCGCCCTCGTCAGCGAGCGCACCCGCTGGCCCGTCGGCTTCGACCTGTCGGCCGCCGAAGTCGTCGTCACCGAGGAACCCGGCCCCGAACCCCCGCCTCTGCTCCAGCCGCCGGGGATAACGACGCAGCACCCGCCGCTGCAATCCATGCCCTGA